The Mytilus edulis chromosome 12, xbMytEdul2.2, whole genome shotgun sequence genome contains a region encoding:
- the LOC139499502 gene encoding alpha-tocopherol transfer protein-like produces MAENGSPEYVCTLSPELVKKAQEELNEKPEWRSRDIQALREMVQKEKALRIRTDDAFLLRFLRAKKFDYERAFNLIMTHFKMRVDNAELFEGLRPAAVKHVLEAGITGVLPQRDKLGRKVIIFRPGKWNPAKFGINDIFRTNFLTMSRLIEDEETQINGIIMVMDLDGFGWNHGKNISPLYARRVMGLIQDAFPARFKGIHYFNEPAIFDYVFAIVKQFMKEKTVSRLHFHGKKFEELKEFIDEEYIPEDFGGKGPKYTNKEWLDELLKLDVHFDSEAKYGLVDGTLKKPTMKEDAIDCMVGSYRKLEV; encoded by the exons ATGGCAGAGAATGGAAGTCCTGAATATGTGTGTACACTGAGTCCTGAACTTGTGAAGAAAGCTCAAGAAGAACTAAATGAGAAACCAGAATGGCGAAGTCGTGATATACAAGCTCTGAGGGAAATGGTTCAGAAGGAAAAAG cttTAAGAATTCGCACAGATGATGCTTTTCTGTTACGTTTCTTACGTGCCAAAAAATTTGACTATGAGAGAGCATTTAATCTGATTATGACACATTTCAAAATGAGAGTAGACAATGCAGAACTATTTGAGGGTCTGCGTCCTGCTGCTGTTAAGCACGTGTTGGAGGCTGGTATAACAGGAGTCCTTCCTCAGAGAGACAAGCTGGGACGAAAAGTCATTATATTTAGGCCAG GTAAATGGAATCCTGCAAAGTTTGGTATCAATGATATATTTAGAACCAATTTTCTGACTATGTCCAGATTGATAGAG gatGAAGAAACCCAGATAAACGGTATTATAATGGTTATGGATTTAGACGGATTTGGATGGAATCATGGAAAAAATATTTCACCACTGTATGCTCGTAGAGTCATGGGTTTAATTCAG GATGCCTTTCCAGCCAGATTTAAAGGGATACATTACTTCAATGAACCAGCAATCTTTGACTATGTGTTTGCTATAGTTAAACAGTTCATGAAAGAGAAAACAGTTTCTAGG ctaCATTTTCATGGGAAAAAATTTGAGGAACTGAAAGAATTTATTGATGAAGAGTATATTCCTGAAGACTTTGGAGGAAAAGGTCCAAAATATACCAATAAG GAATGGCTGGATGAATTACTCAAGCTGGATGTACATTTTGATAGTGAAGCCAAATACGGACTTGTGGATGGCACATTGAAGAAACCCACGATGAAGGAAGACGCTATTGACTGTATGGTAGGATCCTACAGGAAGCTTGAAGTTTAA